The genomic window TTTGGGCTTGTGCTCCTGCCCTATCTATTCCCCTGTAGAGTTTTTGGTTTCAGCGGTACGGGTGTTACTGGAATTCAGTGTGTTGGGGTTGTAGAGGCTTATCATCTTGCAAGGTCCAGGACAGCCCTTAATAAGGAAGGAGTTTCTACCTAAAATGCAATGCATCTGGAGAATtgcttccagcttctagagaatTAAAGACTGGAGGTTGGAAGGAGACTAGCAACCACGTGGGTGTAATTATCCAGGCAAGGGTTGATAATGGCTGATTCCAACATGGCAGTTTGGAGAGCCTCGAATGAGATCAAGAGAGATTAGGAGATAGAATCCGTAGGCGTGACACCTCATTCCCTGTCAGGGGAACTATGGAGGATGAAGAATGAAGTTTCTGGGTTACCGGCCTGGATAGGAAGCCAAGTCCTGAGATGGGTGGGGCCAGGAGATAATAATCAGTTTGGGAAATGTTTCATTAGAGAGGCCCAGGAGCTATCCAAGGGTAAATACAGGATCGGCGGCTGCATGTGTGGGTCTCAAGAAAGAGTTGAGGACAGTGAGACGTCAATGGCTCCTCTATACCCTTGGGGACACAGAGGGGGGAAGTAACCTACATAACCCTGCAACATTTCTTCAAATCTCACGCATAAACTTTGGTTGGGAGATTGCGAAAGACGAGGCTTTCCTCACCTTGTCACAGCAGTCTCATTTCAGAATGTAGGACCTCGCACTTCACGAGAGTTTCCTGCTGTGAATGTGCTGTAGGAACTAGAAAGCAAAATGCACCGCGTTAATATTAGTAATTAGAAGCGAAAGACATTCTATAAAACTGTCCGCCAGAGGCAACGTTGTGACTTCTGATGACTGCTATCTCCTTGAACATTTTGGTAGATTCAGAATGACCCTGATCTTCCTAAAATGTTATGAATATACATCGTATTCAGACCtgctcttttttacttttttatcttagtttttaagtttattttgacagagagagagtgcaagcaggggagaggtagagagcgatggagagagagaatcccaagcagactccagagcttgaactcacaaaccatgagatcgtgacctgagctgaaaccaagagttggtcgcttagctgactgagcccccaggcacccccagacatgCTCTTTTTTGGAGATGAAACATCCACTTGTCTGTCAtcgacatttcttttctttcctccctgctgCCTTTTCAGCATTTGTGGCCTGCTGCACACCTCCCCCAGGGAGACTTGATGGCAGGGACCAGACCTCCAGCATCCTCAGACATCCCCAGGTTCTCCAGACCCTTCTATCATGCAGGCTCCCTGTTCTCTTTCCCCCGCCTGTGTCCCCATCTTTGTCTGCTTATGGGTGTCGCTAATTAACTGCAAAGATAAGATCCTTTACTCCCTTTCCTTTTGCTGACAAGAAATTATAGAAACATTGAAACGACTAAGAACCAGGAAGGGTTTCCCAGGCagtgtgggggtggtgggagggccCCGGCTTAGACCTGGGCTGCGTGCTTCCCTCTACGTGGTTGTGTGGCCTTAGCCAACGACCTAACGCCATTTTGTTTCCTCATCCAGATCCCTGCCTCTGTTGCTAAGGAGGATGGCTAGGTGGCCTCTTCAAAAACTACTTAAGGTATTTGATGACTTTGGCTTCATTCTTCTCTGTGCTCACAAGTTACAGGGGCATTTAGAATGAGAACAGGAAGGTTTAGAATAAAGCCCAGGGCCTCTCAAGCACACATTTCTTCTAAGCTCCTGTACCAATCTGTGGAGTGTACATGTTTCATTAAGGAGCGCTTTGCTTCAAGGAAAGAAGAATGTTAGAAATGTCCCAGATCCCTGTCTGGCCCTTTCTTAGCTCCCCTGGGTTATTAGAATTCTGAGCAGCAAGTAGAATTAAGAAAGGACAGTAATCTAGCAGAAATGACACAAGAtgctgtggttctcaaagtggcTTCTGGtaccatcatcatcaacatcatctcATCTGGGAACCTGTTAGAgatgcagattcttgggcctgACTCTAAATGGACTGAAGCAGATACTGTCTGTAAGCAGTCTGTTTTTACCAAGCcccccaggagattctgatgtgTGGCTCTGAAGTTCTGGTTTTCGGACCAGTGCAGTAAAATAAGGCTATAGGATGGATTTAAGTTAATTGCCTCAATAGCAGAACAAATAGGTTAACAGGTGAAAAAGctttcccctccctgcttctggCACTTCTCCCCCACCAATTGCTTCCAGCCCATAGAAATGTTTGCACATTTGGGAAAATatctccacaccccaccccacccccgccccccgccccggcctcaTAATACAGTTTGGACAAACTTAGGTCTGAAACCAAATGCAACAAAGTAGGTCAGGTGAGCAAGATAAACCATGCTTTGTATTTCTTGCTTTTTGCTGAATCAAAGGCTTGTCAATTACAATACAGGACTTGTCAATTGCTAAAGGCTGGCTGGTCAAAGGTGCATGTTGGGTGTAGAACATCTCTAGGGTAGAAGAAAGAGCATTTTGCTTTTTGAGTGAGCCACACGGGGTTTGGAATCCTGGTTGTCTCTATTGGACTGGATaacctcagagaggttaatttcTTTGgaactcaatttcctcatctatagaaaCAGGACACATGCCTGCCAGGAAGGTTGGGAGTAAATGAAAGCATCTAGTACACACCCAGCTCAGGATCTCACTCTCCCTGGCTCCACCCTTTCATGGATATTGTGTTCTTCACAAGGAGTGATCTTCATAACCATTAGGGAATTTAGGCAGGACAGGTCATTGTGTATTTTCCAGAGAATAGCAAAAGCGTGAGTCAAGAGTAACcgtgttttaggggcacctgggtggctcagtcggttaagcatctgactttggctcaggtcatgatatcacagtccgtgggttggagtcccacgtcgggctctgtgctgacagctcagagcctggagcctgcttcggattctgtgtctccctctctctctctgcccctcccttgctcgtgctctgtctctctctgtctcaaaaacaaaagaataaccGTGTTTTATGTTTGGAAGTATTTCGACCTGAGACTTGAAACACAGAATTATCACTTCACCCTGgtccattttttttccacattaaatATTCTGagtctactttttattttgttttgagggcTATTAACAGTTTAGTTGATATTCTTCCAGCTGTGTTTAAGGAGCtagttctggaaaaggcagattAATTGATGTGCAATAATTTGTTCCAGACCAAAATGAAGAgctaaagcaaagcaaaatgcaAAGTATTTTGAGGATTCAGAAAATTGTCCTAAAAATGCTGTCAACCTCAAGAACAATTTCCATTCCAATAAACTACACTCCCCATATGAATAAGTTTGTCTCGACATTCATcactaatgaatgagtgaagagggctcccctgctcccactgtaATTCCCAGCCAAGTCTTAGGAAGTACCCTGCATGCACCATTCTCCCCAACTATCCTCTAAGTGCCTTGATCTTTTTAATAGCAGTTCAGTGGTTTACCTTTTGAAATGAAGGGCTCATTTTGCATGCCTCAACTCTTGCCCTTTCTTGTGAGAGATTATAAATGGCAATAGTGGCTGGTtcctatgactttttttttttttttttttaatttatttttgggacagagagagacagagcatgaacgggggaggggcagagagagagggagacgcagaatcagaaacaggctccaggctccgagccatcagcccagagcctgatgcggggctcgaactcacggaccgcgagatcgtgacctggctgaagtcggacgcttaaccgactgcgccacccaggcgcccccctatgactttttttaatgtttattcatttttgagagagagagagagagtgtgtgtgtaagtgggggaggagcagagagagagggagacacggactctgaggcaggtcccaggctctgagctgtcaccacagagtctgatgtggggcctgaacccatgaaccttgagatcatgacctgaaccgaagtcagatgcccaaatgactgagccactcaggagcccctaacattttttaaaaaatattttatttttaagtaacctctacacccaacacagggctcgaacttacgaccccaagatgaagagtcataTGCTCCTACTAGGAATTcacccaggggatacaggagtgctgatgcataggggcacatgtaccccaatgtttatagcagcactttcaacaatagccaaattatggaaagagcccaaatgtccatcaactgatgaatggatgaagaagatgtggtttataaatagaacggaatactacttggcaatggaaaagaatgaaatcttgccatttgcaacaatgtggatcgAACTGGaagctattatgctaagtgaaataagtcagagaaagatatatgatttcactcgtgtggaatttgagaaacttagactatggggaagggaagggaaaaatagttacaaacagagagggaaggaaaccataaaagactcttaaatacaaagaacaaactgagggttgatggggggggtagggggaggggaaaatgggtgggtgatgggcattgaggagggcacttgggatgagcactgggtgttgcatgtaagtgatgaatcatgggaatctactcctgaagccaagagcacactgtatatactgtatgttagctaacttgacattataaaaaaatttaagaagtcatatgctctactgactgagccagccaggtgtccccctaCGACTTTAAAAAGGTTTGGAGTCCACTCCACTCTCCATTCTTAGGTCATTATCCAAAGTcactttatatatgtatgtatatatttccagttttattggagaataatatattttttttttgagagagagcacacgtgcgcagggaaagggcagagggagagggtgacagacaatcttaagcagcctTCACACCCAGCGTGGAACTCAgtgtgggactccatctcatgacctcaagatcatgacctgagccaaaatcaaaagttgcttaaccaactgaggcacccaggtgccccaataaataccTTTGGCAACGTTTTCTTCCCATTACAGCCATATTTCTCATGGTAAAGTGAAATCCCACAATACTTCACAAATTTATGATTTAGCTCGATTTGTTGAATGAGTTTTTGTTTGAATGAATTTGAATGAATATGTTTTCCCCACGAAAAGAAAATAGAACCAGTAGTGTTCATAGGGGCTAGAACGTGGAGAGTGACAGCTTAAGTTACTTCTGAAGCTTAAGGGGCTCAGACTGATTACATCATCGACTGAAATTTGCAAAGCTTGTTTAAATTAGTACcatcaaaaattaagaataaattgtTAAATTTATAACCTCCTGGGATTAAACAGCCATGGAACATTCTAGGGTATGGAGGGAACTGACAGGTCTGTCCCAGGGGAGGTGGCCACAGACTAACGCTTAAGAGCCCTGCACCCCACCCATAATGAATAGCTGAACACAggtcctgcccttcccccctccaccaACTTGCGGGAAGTGAGCTGGGGCTGGCTGGCGCCTTACCCTCTCTCATCACCCACCAGATCCCTCGTGATTCCCATGACTTTCTGCTGTTTAAGAGCCTCCGGCCACATCCCATGTCTCTTTGAGGCTGCCTGGAGTGCTGTGGAGGGCTGTGAGGCATGCCTGGATTTCCCCTTCCACAGAATTTCAGAGAAGTTAACTTGGCTCAAGACTTTCATTTAAATTGGGAGATGTGAATATAGTTTCAACAGAGGAAATCAGTGGAAACCTCTCAATACTTAGGGACTGAGGTTTACACAGCACGAACGTGTGTCACTTTTAGGTAAACACCTCTTggtgtctctttcttccttggGAAAGTTGGACTTTCAGATCCATTCCTGGCCAAGGTTGGACTGTTCATAGCATTTTCGGATACAGTTGACTTATTTGATTCCCACAATATGACGATCCAGCAATTGCCACTGTCTTCGTTTTACAGATGTCGAAAATGCTGCTCAAGTTAGGGGACCCGCCCACGGTTCTGCAGATggacagagagaagcagcaaAGAGAGGCCTTGGTCTCTACTTCTGCTTTTTGGGCAGACGAACTGATACACAGATAAAATACAATACTCacttaattaaatgtttattccaTGAAAGTATGTATAAAAACTTACAAATCTGCGAACTCAACTATACATGAAACAGGATGACGGGATATTCAGTTTTTAACATATACGTACAGCACAGCTATGaactgtttttccctttccccttcggTCCTTATTTCTGGCTCCTGTTTAGTCCTGTGAGACCATTCTGTCATTGGCGTAAGGAAAGATTCGTGGGCACAGTTTACTGCTTTCAGGCCAATGGAGGAAATttcaggtgtttaaaaaaaaaaaaaaaagtggagactAACATCAAAATCaagttgttttttgggtttttttttgttttttccaatcaGCAATTAGGCGTTTTTTTGTCCTgatttttctttgccatttttgaTGCTTCAACAAATGTTGCCAGTAAACTATTAGCATTAACTTTTAAAGTCATTAAAGTTACCACATGCTTTGCTCACAACTTCCCCTCTAGGATCCACATTCCTACGTGCACACACTGATTTGAAGCAGCTGGTTGGTGCTAAAACAGATTTAACACTGGCAACTGCTGGAATAGCGTGTCATTTTCTATTCAGAAAGACAATCTACTGCACAGGACTttcaaatctgatttttaaaacaaccgACAGATTTGTCAGAAACCGAAACAGAGAGTTTTGTTACTGTTCAACTTTGAAAGAAGCCAGCAATTAGCTAAGGCATGTGCATTAATTCACCTGTTTATAGCAAATACCCACACATTTTCtcttacaaacacacacaactcACAGCTTTGTCATGTTCTATCCAAAAATTAAGATTGCCATCACAttattactttttctcttttgtgttctgTTCAAGTAGATTTCTTAACTAATGATTTTTCTCGACTGGACATAATCTCAAAGGATGCATTCTGAAATAAGACACCTGGAGAATAAATACTGAGAGTGTTCTCTTGGGTTAAAAGTTTCCCCCACACCTAGATTTTGCATAGTACACAGCCCAGCTGTATCTCTAAGAAGCATGCCGTATTTTCCAACACTTTCTGAGAAGGAAGACTTCTTACCCAGGGAGAGTCATAATTCTAGCTTACCAAATTGCATTCTagttgttgtgttttgttaatAGACCCTTCATTAGTTCCAAGTTTGCTTTTAAATCATCTAAAACGTCTCAAAATCTATTTGAGTTTATAAGCACTACTGACCATTATCTTTCCAACATCCCCTGAATTAAAGTAAACATGTTCCAGGTTTATAATGCACAAAGCCTTTACGGAGGaagggctggggttggggaggagggggtgaggtGGACAAAGGGACCAGGGACCTGTTTGTATCATGCCATGGAGAACTACAGTTCTGAATTGGGGCAAGGGAAAGGAGACAGTCTCTGTAAAAacgacagtttttaaaaagataggtaACATTCAGTCTAACAACACTGTTTCCTGTTCCTTTTTGATGGAAGCTAACACTGGGTGGTCAGGTTCCGTTACTTCTGCGTCCCCACTGCCCAGCAGAATGGACCGCCCCTCGTCCAGGGCGAAAACGTCCGGGTTCTGGTTTTGGCACGAATGTTTAACAACCTCATTGGGAGTGGAGAACGTTTTGTCACACAAGTTGCATTTGTAGGGTTTGTTGGTCTGTACCAACATATTGTCCATCTGGCTCCCTTCCTCAAACGTGCAGAGTTCCAGAGTCTGTTTGTCCACCATGGTGTACGTGTCGATGCTCTGATTGAGGCAGACGTGCCGGGCAGCCTGGTTGGCCCTGCAAAAACTCTTGTCACAAGTGCTGCATTTGAAAGGCTTCCcggtgtgtatgtacatgtgctCCCTCCAGTGGCTCTTCTGGATAAACTTTCGGCCGCATATCGTGCACTCATACTTGCGTCTCTTTACCTCCCTCTCTTGGTCCGCCTGCTCCAAGTTGTCAATGTCCGCGATGTCCGAGGGTGGGGGCGTCTCCGAGTGCTGCTGCCCGTCGATGATGGGGGAGTCGGAGATGTGCTGCAGCTCACTGTCGCTTATCATCCCAGCCTCAGGCACTTCCATGGTGTCTTTGCCCAGGTCGGCTGCGTTGCTACAAAGAGACAGGGGCACGCGGCTTTCTCCCGGCTGGCTGGACGTGAAAGGTACGCCGGTGTGAATCTGGAGGTGTTCCCGCAAACTGCTGCGGAGGGTGAAGCGCCGGCCGCACAGGTGGCAGGCGTAGTACTTGGGAAAGCTTCCGTTCCTCTTCATGATGCTCGGCTTGACGTGGGCTATGGTGAGGGATGCGGGCTGTTCGTCGGACGAAGAAGCTTCCAGATTGGTCTCCtccccagggggagggggaggcacgGGAGTGGAAACGAGTTCTGGAGACAGCGAGGTCTGCAGGGGGTCCGAGGGAGTCAGATGTGTCCGATTCACCTGGGCCAGATTGGACGTCAGCTGAGACAGCGGTGGGGCCTCGGGCACCTGCTCCTGGCTCATCCTGGAGGTCTGCGGCCGTGGGTCTCGGCCGAGTTTCTCGGGTGCCGAAGCAATCTTGGTGGCTTGTCTCAGCTGATGGTCTGCAATCTGAATGCCGTACAAGGAAGAGGCCAGCGGGAAAACTTGGTCGGGATGAGAAAAGGCTCCTTGGCTGGCCAGGCTAGCTTCTTGGATCAGTGGGTAAGCGTGCAGAAACTTGATCCCCTGTTCTAACCGAACGGGATCAATCAGTTGAGGCGCCATCTTTCCTGTGTACATCAGATGTAAGAGATAGCTGAAAATATCTGGCTGTATGTCAGTTGGTTTCAAACGGACACACTCACTGAAAGAAACAAGTGAACAATTTGTAAGGAAATGTCAACTCGCGTCTCCAATGATAACATGaactctggagaaaaaaaaaaaaaggcaaatgaaacGAGAACATTCCCCATTTCTTACTGTTAGTGTTTCGTGAAATGGAATACTCAAGGGAGATAACTGGTACCTgtgtaatttaattatattaagaaCAGAGAGAAATACGATAAATAGATTTTCGAGGACTGAGAACCAAAAAGTTCACATTAAAGAAATATGACATCTTAGCCCCTAGACTCTTGAAGAAGTTTTTCTCCTCCTAATCTATGTACATTTCTATCATATCACACTATATTTTTATGTAGGACTCTAGGAGATCTTTGGCTAAAAGTCTTGGCATCTCCTATTGACCCAGTGCCATCCAGAGCTCAGCAGGTGATCTTTCAAAGTAAATCAAGCAATCTACCCGATAAgaaagtttcttcatttgtaaaatgacatggggggtgggggggtgtgcggacCTGGGCTAGAATGAACCAGTGCCTGAGAGCAACGcaacaaaagtgaaagaaaaagaaaacctgactCTGTGCTCTGCAGCTCCCTGATCTCCCTCCAGCATGAAGGAGGAAGCACCGTTAAGAGATGGAGGTACATTCTAGCTCTAACGGGGCCGGATCACCTTCCCAGTATTGCTAGATTGCATCACAAAACAGTTCCGGGACAACTTACCAAAACATCACCATCACCAGAATTACAACTGGGCTTCACAGGCATTATCTCATTAAGTTGCCattaattctcattttacagatgaggaattgaGGCTCAAAGAGATTCCTACTTTGCTCAAAACCACAGAGTTAGTAAGAGGGTCTAACTAAATCTTGGTCCAATTCCAAACCCGTGACACCAAAATTGTTTACAGCATGAAAACAATCCTATGTGGCACTGAAGGCAGATCtgattattcccatttgacagatcTGGAACCTGAGATCACCAAAAGTTAGGTGATTTATCTGAGACACCTAAAGCAGATGGTGGCATTGCTGATTTTCTAACTTCTAGACGTTCGTGTTTGCCTCATTCCAGAAACATCATTCTGATCAAGCAGCTATACTCAAGTCCCAAAGAACTCTTCCTAAACCATCAGTAATGACAGAAATTCTAATGCATCATTAGAAAGCaatgatatctatctatatattattATGAGGTATGTGCTATCATCCACTCAGTGAATTATATTCTACAGACAATATAGACAATGCATTTTCAACTTCAAAGGCAGCTTCCCTGAATGCCTTTagaatttataatttgttttttttttttaagtaaccttcaagtccagcgcagagcccatcacggggcttgaactcatgaccctgagctcaagacctgagtgaggtcaagagtcagacgcttaaccaactaagccacctgggcacccctaatcattttttttttattataccacTTACTATTATAACTTTTTGTCTCCTTTAGCTGTTtatcttaataataaatattttccaacatGCTAAAATAGTAACAGTATACCTTGCTCTtccaaatttaacattttattctattttttttaaaggtgactGTCATAGCAATTTATGACACAACAGATTTGAATAATTGCTGTTTTGCTATCAACAAACTTGTGTATACATCTTGTGTATATTTCAAGATGAATGCATACAATAGTCATGTGAAAAACCTCTGACTCCCTAGTATGAAAAGTCAAAGAATAGAAAGTGGCAGCACTTTAGCAGCAGAAAGAACAGAGCTtatgtgattctatttttttttttcaactttttattttttttatttttttttatttttgggacagagagagacagagcatgaacgggggaggggcagagagagagggagacacagaagcggaaacaggctccaggctctgagccatcagcccagagcccgacgcggggctcgaactcacggaccgcgagatcgtgacctggctgaagtcagacgcttaagcgactgcgccacccaggcgcccctgtgattctattttttaaaaagacacacagatcacTCACTCATCTTCCTTTGGAGTCTTTTATAATGCTTTATTTATCTTCCTTTAAATAGGAATGCAAACACAGGCGGTCTTCCCTTTAAGCACAGGGCGACTGCCAACAATACTGGGTTGTATACTGGGATGCCTTTAGGTGCTCTGGGGAAgttcaatattcaaaacaaaGCTTCAGGGATCATGTGTGGGGAAGAATACTTTAATCATGCAAACAATCCCCTCCGAAATTGAGAACGGGGAAACCATAGGCCTCTAGAGTACAAAGTACTCCCAGGAGACTATAGGGCACCCTTGTCCTGCCAGGATGGAATGTtcctccaggcagaaggaagggacCAGTggcttcccaaaaagaaaagggaagggcagaaatcCAAACGGGGGCAGCATCTGTGAGCGGGAACTACCAAGCAGGGCCTCTTTCCATCAAAATTTTGTTATAAGTTTTGTCATTTCCCCTCATTTGTTATTGTACAGGTTGTCCTCTGTCTAGTGCCACAAAGGGTGGTGACTCAGCAGAGCTCAGATTTTAAAGAATTGTGTGccgtctctgaaggcaagggagaaATGGGGCTGGGAGACCCAGCCAGGCCGAAGGGAGAAGGGCCCCAAAGTGGCCCACTGAGCTGGTGAGGACGCACCAGGGAGAGGGAGGCGGGGAATCTCTGGGAGTTCATGCGGCGCCCAGGGAGGTTCCCAGAAACCAGCTCTCTTCATTtcttgactttaatttttttttcttgaagcaaaagtacacatgcacacatatacacatggagacc from Neofelis nebulosa isolate mNeoNeb1 chromosome 6, mNeoNeb1.pri, whole genome shotgun sequence includes these protein-coding regions:
- the ZBTB2 gene encoding zinc finger and BTB domain-containing protein 2 isoform X2, which encodes MYTGKMAPQLIDPVRLEQGIKFLHAYPLIQEASLASQGAFSHPDQVFPLASSLYGIQIADHQLRQATKIASAPEKLGRDPRPQTSRMSQEQVPEAPPLSQLTSNLAQVNRTHLTPSDPLQTSLSPELVSTPVPPPPPGEETNLEASSSDEQPASLTIAHVKPSIMKRNGSFPKYYACHLCGRRFTLRSSLREHLQIHTGVPFTSSQPGESRVPLSLCSNAADLGKDTMEVPEAGMISDSELQHISDSPIIDGQQHSETPPPSDIADIDNLEQADQEREVKRRKYECTICGRKFIQKSHWREHMYIHTGKPFKCSTCDKSFCRANQAARHVCLNQSIDTYTMVDKQTLELCTFEEGSQMDNMLVQTNKPYKCNLCDKTFSTPNEVVKHSCQNQNPDVFALDEGRSILLGSGDAEVTEPDHPVLASIKKEQETVLLD
- the ZBTB2 gene encoding zinc finger and BTB domain-containing protein 2 isoform X1, producing MDLANHGLILLQQLNAQREFGFLCDCTVAIGDVYFKAHKSVLASFSNYFKMLFVHQTSECVRLKPTDIQPDIFSYLLHLMYTGKMAPQLIDPVRLEQGIKFLHAYPLIQEASLASQGAFSHPDQVFPLASSLYGIQIADHQLRQATKIASAPEKLGRDPRPQTSRMSQEQVPEAPPLSQLTSNLAQVNRTHLTPSDPLQTSLSPELVSTPVPPPPPGEETNLEASSSDEQPASLTIAHVKPSIMKRNGSFPKYYACHLCGRRFTLRSSLREHLQIHTGVPFTSSQPGESRVPLSLCSNAADLGKDTMEVPEAGMISDSELQHISDSPIIDGQQHSETPPPSDIADIDNLEQADQEREVKRRKYECTICGRKFIQKSHWREHMYIHTGKPFKCSTCDKSFCRANQAARHVCLNQSIDTYTMVDKQTLELCTFEEGSQMDNMLVQTNKPYKCNLCDKTFSTPNEVVKHSCQNQNPDVFALDEGRSILLGSGDAEVTEPDHPVLASIKKEQETVLLD